A DNA window from Mycolicibacter hiberniae contains the following coding sequences:
- a CDS encoding Ms4533A family Cys-rich leader peptide — MFAATGDRRRHILAFPMLAVITSAVADLHCCR; from the coding sequence ATGTTTGCAGCGACCGGTGACCGGCGGCGCCATATTTTGGCGTTCCCGATGCTCGCCGTGATCACTTCCGCTGTGGCCGACCTGCACTGTTGTCGCTGA
- a CDS encoding sulfate ABC transporter substrate-binding protein: protein MPRTIARSAALALAAALAFTTLTGCGGGPSDVVGGGGRAEAHTTLTLVAYAVPEPGWSKVIPAFYATEQGADVQVVTSYGASGDQSRGVVSGKPADLVNFSVEPDITRLVKAGKVAEDWNADVTGGIPFGSVVTLVVRQGNPKHIKDWDDLLRPEVEVISPSPLSSGSAKWNLLAPYAVKSEGGKNPQAGLDFVDQLVSNHVKLRPGSGREATDVFLQGSGDVLISYENEAIAVERKGKPVEHVNPPQTFKIENPLAVVSSSRHLEAATAFKNFQYTPAAQRLWAEAGFRPADPSVAAEFSGSFPAPDKLWTVADLGGWSVVDSALFDKESGSITKIYTQATG from the coding sequence ATGCCCAGAACCATCGCGCGCAGTGCCGCATTGGCGCTGGCAGCCGCCTTGGCCTTCACCACGCTCACCGGCTGTGGCGGCGGTCCCAGCGACGTGGTCGGCGGCGGCGGGCGGGCCGAGGCCCACACCACCTTGACCCTGGTGGCCTACGCGGTCCCTGAGCCCGGCTGGAGCAAGGTGATTCCGGCCTTCTACGCCACCGAACAGGGGGCTGACGTCCAGGTCGTCACCTCCTACGGCGCATCAGGGGACCAGTCGCGCGGCGTGGTCAGCGGCAAACCCGCGGACCTGGTGAACTTCTCGGTGGAACCCGACATCACCCGGCTGGTCAAAGCCGGCAAAGTCGCCGAGGACTGGAACGCCGACGTCACCGGGGGCATCCCGTTCGGGTCGGTGGTGACGCTGGTGGTGCGCCAGGGCAACCCCAAGCACATCAAGGACTGGGACGACCTGCTGCGCCCCGAGGTGGAGGTGATCAGCCCCAGTCCGCTGAGCTCCGGGTCGGCGAAGTGGAATCTGTTGGCCCCCTATGCGGTCAAGAGCGAAGGCGGCAAGAACCCGCAGGCCGGCCTCGACTTCGTCGATCAACTGGTCAGCAACCACGTCAAGCTGCGACCCGGCTCGGGGCGCGAGGCTACCGACGTCTTCCTGCAGGGCAGTGGGGACGTACTGATCAGCTACGAGAACGAGGCGATCGCCGTCGAGCGCAAGGGCAAGCCGGTGGAGCACGTCAACCCCCCGCAGACCTTCAAGATCGAGAATCCCCTGGCGGTGGTGAGTTCGAGCAGACATCTGGAAGCCGCCACCGCGTTCAAGAATTTCCAGTACACGCCCGCCGCGCAACGCCTGTGGGCCGAAGCCGGCTTCCGCCCGGCCGACCCGAGCGTCGCCGCGGAGTTCAGCGGCTCGTTCCCGGCTCCCGACAAACTTTGGACCGTCGCCGACCTGGGCGGCTGGAGCGTCGTCGACAGTGCACTGTTCGACAAGGAGAGCGGATCTATCACCAAGATCTACACCCAGGCCACCGGATGA
- a CDS encoding sirohydrochlorin chelatase has product MRAARLVTTTLVLTAHGSRDPRSAANTHAIAGHLRRVAPEYAVRVAFCEHNAPSLPDVLGERPAESADTVVVPLLLASAYHARVDIPAMIAQSGADVRVAPTLGEDSRLVQVLGERLTAAGASRFDPGLGVVVVAVGSSHAAANAQTATIAGRLARGTRWAGAEVAFATSGPQPSVPEAVERLRERGATSVMIAPWFLAHGQITDRVAAYAADAGIPMAEPLGAHRLVAATVLDRVEGVLSARCAA; this is encoded by the coding sequence ATGCGGGCTGCACGTCTCGTGACCACCACGCTGGTGCTGACCGCCCACGGCAGCCGCGATCCGCGCTCGGCGGCCAACACCCACGCGATCGCCGGACACTTGCGGCGGGTGGCGCCCGAATACGCCGTGCGGGTGGCGTTCTGCGAGCACAACGCCCCGAGTCTGCCGGACGTGCTGGGCGAGCGCCCCGCCGAGAGCGCCGACACCGTCGTGGTGCCCCTGCTGCTGGCCAGCGCCTACCATGCCCGCGTCGATATTCCGGCGATGATCGCGCAGTCCGGTGCCGACGTTCGGGTTGCGCCGACACTGGGCGAGGACAGCCGTCTGGTCCAGGTACTCGGGGAACGCCTCACCGCCGCCGGCGCGTCGCGGTTCGACCCCGGCCTGGGTGTGGTGGTGGTCGCGGTGGGCTCCTCGCACGCCGCGGCCAACGCCCAGACCGCCACGATCGCTGGCCGGCTGGCTCGCGGAACACGGTGGGCGGGAGCCGAAGTCGCCTTCGCGACCAGCGGACCGCAACCGTCGGTGCCCGAAGCGGTCGAACGGCTGCGCGAGCGCGGCGCCACCTCGGTGATGATCGCGCCCTGGTTCTTGGCCCACGGCCAGATCACCGACCGGGTCGCGGCCTATGCAGCCGACGCCGGCATCCCGATGGCCGAGCCGCTGGGCGCGCACCGCTTGGTGGCCGCCACCGTCCTCGACCGCGTCGAAGGTGTGCTCAGCGCACGCTGCGCCGCCTGA
- the hemW gene encoding radical SAM family heme chaperone HemW, producing the protein MTLTPTAVALPEVSPARGGPDGPFGVYVHVPFCFARCGYCDFNTYTPAELGGANPDAWVAALDRELELAAERAGGRPADTVFVGGGTPSLLGAERLGRVLDRVRAHFGLAADAEVTTEANPESTSPQFFESIRAAGYTRVSLGMQSVSPHVLATLDRIHSPGRPVAAAREARAAGFAHLNIDLIYGTPGETDDDLLRSVDAALEAGADHVSAYSLIVEQGTALARRVRRGELPAPEDDVLAHRYELVDSRLRAAGMDWYEVSNWSRPGAACRHNLGYWGGGRWWGAGPGAHSYDGVLRWWNVKHPDAYAQLLADGVLPVAGFEELSDADRHTEDVMLRLRMRDGLALALLDAQERERAATAIGDGLVLSDGERLVLTDRGRLLADAVVRSLLG; encoded by the coding sequence ATGACACTGACCCCGACCGCAGTAGCGCTGCCCGAGGTGTCGCCGGCCCGGGGCGGGCCCGACGGGCCGTTCGGGGTCTATGTGCACGTGCCGTTCTGTTTCGCGCGGTGCGGTTACTGCGACTTCAACACCTACACACCGGCGGAGCTCGGCGGGGCGAATCCCGACGCCTGGGTGGCGGCGCTGGACCGCGAACTGGAATTGGCCGCCGAGCGGGCGGGCGGGCGGCCCGCCGACACGGTGTTCGTCGGCGGTGGCACACCGTCGCTGCTGGGCGCGGAGCGGTTGGGGCGCGTGCTCGACCGGGTGCGCGCGCACTTCGGGCTGGCCGCCGACGCCGAGGTCACCACCGAGGCCAACCCGGAGTCGACGTCGCCGCAGTTCTTCGAATCGATCCGGGCCGCCGGCTACACCCGGGTGTCGCTGGGGATGCAGTCGGTGTCTCCGCATGTGCTGGCCACCCTGGACCGGATTCATTCGCCGGGCCGGCCGGTGGCTGCCGCGCGCGAGGCACGCGCTGCGGGCTTTGCGCACCTCAACATCGACCTGATCTACGGCACGCCGGGAGAGACCGACGACGACCTGCTGCGGTCGGTGGACGCCGCGCTGGAGGCCGGCGCGGATCACGTCTCGGCCTACAGCCTGATCGTGGAGCAGGGCACCGCCCTGGCCCGCCGGGTACGGCGCGGTGAGCTGCCCGCGCCCGAGGACGATGTGCTGGCGCACCGCTACGAACTGGTCGACAGCCGCCTGCGGGCGGCCGGGATGGACTGGTACGAGGTGTCCAACTGGAGCCGGCCCGGCGCGGCCTGCCGGCACAACCTGGGTTACTGGGGCGGCGGCCGGTGGTGGGGCGCCGGTCCCGGCGCGCACAGTTACGACGGCGTGCTGCGCTGGTGGAACGTCAAGCATCCCGACGCCTACGCGCAACTGCTGGCGGACGGCGTCTTGCCGGTGGCGGGTTTCGAGGAGCTCTCCGACGCCGACCGGCACACCGAGGACGTGATGTTGCGCCTGCGGATGCGCGACGGGCTGGCGCTGGCGCTGCTCGACGCGCAGGAGCGCGAACGCGCCGCCACCGCGATCGGCGACGGGCTGGTGCTCAGCGACGGTGAGCGGCTGGTGCTGACCGATCGCGGCCGACTGCTGGCCGATGCCGTGGTGCGATCGCTGCTGGGATAG
- a CDS encoding transglycosylase family protein has product MRKLTALAAGVLLVSAAEMPGAANAEPLDWEAIARCESGGDWSADNGQGAYGGLRISLADWGRNGGVGLPSQASPQQQIAVAQRIMASRGPGAWAGCLTPAGSPAAAATVGSLTHYLTALSAGGPATAASAD; this is encoded by the coding sequence ATGAGGAAACTCACAGCGCTGGCCGCGGGCGTACTGCTGGTGAGTGCCGCGGAGATGCCCGGTGCCGCCAACGCCGAGCCCCTCGACTGGGAAGCCATCGCCCGCTGCGAGTCCGGGGGAGACTGGTCCGCCGACAACGGCCAGGGCGCTTACGGCGGACTGCGCATCAGCCTCGCGGACTGGGGCCGCAACGGCGGGGTGGGGCTGCCGTCGCAGGCGTCGCCCCAGCAACAGATCGCGGTCGCCCAGCGCATCATGGCCAGCCGGGGTCCCGGCGCCTGGGCCGGATGCCTGACGCCCGCAGGCAGTCCTGCCGCTGCCGCGACGGTCGGCTCGCTGACCCACTATCTGACGGCGCTGTCGGCGGGCGGGCCGGCGACCGCCGCGTCCGCCGACTGA
- the cysW gene encoding sulfate ABC transporter permease subunit CysW has protein sequence MTSSPKVRYLIRWVSLAYIGLLLIVPVSLILWRTFAPGFGQFFDYISTPAAISALQLSLLVVAIVVPLNVIFGIPTALVLARNKFRGKGVLQAVIDLPFAVSPVIVGVALVVLWGSAGLLGFVENDWGFKIIFGLPGIVLASIFVTLPFVIREVEPVLHELGTDMEEASATLGSSGWQTFWRITLPSIRWGLTYGIVLTVARTLGEYGAVLIVSSNLPGKSQTLTLLVSDRYNRGAEYGAYALSTLLMAVSVLVLIVQVVLDMRRAGKVNK, from the coding sequence ATGACGTCGTCGCCGAAAGTCCGCTATCTGATTCGATGGGTCTCGCTGGCCTATATCGGCCTGTTGTTGATCGTTCCGGTGTCGTTGATCCTGTGGCGCACTTTCGCCCCGGGTTTCGGGCAGTTCTTCGATTACATCTCCACGCCGGCCGCGATCTCGGCGCTGCAGCTGTCGCTGCTGGTGGTGGCGATCGTGGTTCCGCTGAACGTCATCTTCGGGATACCCACTGCGCTGGTATTGGCCCGCAACAAGTTCCGGGGCAAGGGCGTGCTGCAAGCGGTGATCGATCTGCCGTTCGCCGTGTCGCCGGTGATCGTCGGCGTGGCACTTGTCGTGCTGTGGGGATCGGCGGGGCTCCTGGGATTCGTTGAGAACGACTGGGGCTTCAAGATCATCTTCGGTCTGCCCGGCATAGTGTTGGCCAGCATCTTCGTCACGCTGCCGTTTGTGATCCGGGAAGTCGAACCGGTGTTGCACGAGCTGGGAACCGATATGGAAGAGGCCTCGGCGACGCTGGGTTCCAGCGGGTGGCAGACGTTCTGGCGTATCACGTTGCCCTCCATCCGGTGGGGCCTGACATACGGGATCGTGCTGACCGTTGCGCGCACTCTCGGCGAGTACGGCGCGGTGTTGATCGTGTCGTCGAACCTGCCCGGCAAATCCCAGACGCTCACGCTGCTGGTGTCCGACCGCTACAACCGGGGCGCCGAATACGGCGCCTACGCCCTGTCCACACTGCTGATGGCGGTGTCGGTGTTGGTGTTGATCGTTCAGGTGGTGCTCGATATGCGCCGGGCCGGAAAGGTAAACAAATGA
- a CDS encoding phosphoadenylyl-sulfate reductase: MRPHSDAELRELAAKGAAELDGASARELLEWTDTHFGGPGGSAADCNYVVASNMADAVLVDLAAKVRTGVPVLFLDTGYHFAETIGTRDAVESVYDIALVNVTPEQTVAEQDSAHGKDLFASDPATCCRLRKVEPLARTLRGYSAWVTGLRRVEAPTRANAPLISFDDQFGLVKVNPLAAWTDAEMDAYIVANNVLVNPLIEEGYPSIGCAPCTRKPEAGADPRSGRWAGLAKTECGLHVS; encoded by the coding sequence GTGAGGCCGCACAGCGACGCGGAGCTGCGCGAGCTGGCCGCCAAGGGGGCGGCCGAGCTCGACGGCGCTTCGGCCCGGGAGTTGCTGGAGTGGACCGATACCCACTTCGGCGGGCCCGGCGGTTCGGCCGCCGACTGCAACTACGTCGTGGCGTCGAACATGGCCGACGCCGTGCTGGTGGACTTGGCGGCCAAGGTCCGCACCGGTGTGCCGGTGCTGTTCCTCGACACCGGCTACCACTTCGCCGAGACCATCGGCACCCGCGATGCGGTGGAGTCGGTGTATGACATCGCGCTGGTCAACGTCACCCCGGAGCAGACCGTCGCCGAGCAGGACAGCGCCCACGGCAAAGACCTGTTCGCGTCCGATCCGGCGACGTGTTGCCGGCTGCGCAAGGTCGAGCCGCTGGCCCGCACGCTGCGCGGCTACTCGGCATGGGTGACCGGGCTGCGGCGGGTGGAGGCCCCGACCCGCGCCAACGCACCGCTGATCAGTTTCGACGACCAGTTCGGGCTGGTGAAGGTCAACCCCTTGGCGGCGTGGACCGACGCGGAGATGGACGCCTACATCGTGGCCAACAACGTGCTGGTCAACCCGTTGATCGAGGAGGGCTATCCCTCGATCGGCTGTGCACCGTGCACCAGGAAGCCCGAAGCCGGCGCCGACCCGCGCAGCGGGCGCTGGGCCGGCCTGGCCAAAACCGAATGCGGGCTGCACGTCTCGTGA
- a CDS encoding glycoside hydrolase family 15 protein produces the protein MDLHTPPGDAPAPAAPEAAGTVATPPLSATAPVPYAASPSQVRNPFPPIADYAFLSDCENTCLISAAGSVEWMCLPRPDSPSVFGALLDRSAGHFRLGPYGVSVPAARRYLPGSPIMETTWQTHTGWLIVRDALVMGKWHDIEARSQTHRRTPTDWDAEHILLRTVRCVSGTVELTMSCEPAFDYHRTGATWEYSSNAYGEATARARQNPDAHPTLRLTTNLRLGLEGREARARTRLTEGDDVFVALSWSKHPAPQSYAEAADKMWNTTECWRQWINVGNFPDHPWRSYLQRSALTLKGLTYSPTGALLAAPTTSLPETPQGERNWDYRYSWVRDSAFTLWGLYTLGLDREADDFFSFIADVSGVNNGQQHPLQVMYGVGGEHELVEEELDHLSGYDNARPVRIGNGAYNQQQHDIWGTMLDSVYLHAKSREQIPETLWPVLKRQVEEAIKHWREPDRGIWEVRGEPQHFTSSKVMCWVALDRGSKLAELQGAVSYAKQWRAIAEEIKADVLANGVDSRGVLTQAYGSTALDASLLLVVLTRFLPADDPRVRATVMAIAEELTEDGLVLRYRIEETDDGLSGAEGTFTICSFWLVSALVEIGEVSRAKHLCERLLSFASPLHLYAEEIEPRTGRHLGNFPQAFTHLALINAVVHVIRAEEEADSTGGFQPANAPM, from the coding sequence ATGGACCTGCACACCCCGCCGGGCGATGCACCCGCTCCCGCCGCTCCGGAGGCCGCCGGCACGGTGGCCACGCCGCCCCTGTCGGCCACCGCCCCGGTGCCCTATGCGGCGTCACCGAGCCAGGTCCGCAACCCTTTTCCGCCGATCGCCGACTACGCCTTCCTGTCGGACTGCGAGAACACCTGCCTGATCTCGGCGGCCGGTTCGGTGGAGTGGATGTGCCTGCCGCGTCCGGACTCCCCCAGCGTCTTCGGCGCTCTGCTGGACCGCAGCGCAGGGCACTTTCGGCTCGGCCCCTACGGGGTTTCGGTGCCCGCGGCGCGGCGCTACCTGCCCGGCAGCCCGATCATGGAAACCACCTGGCAGACCCACACCGGCTGGCTGATCGTGCGGGACGCGCTGGTGATGGGCAAGTGGCACGACATCGAAGCCCGGTCGCAGACCCACCGCCGCACCCCCACCGATTGGGACGCAGAACACATCCTGCTGCGCACGGTGCGCTGTGTCAGCGGCACCGTCGAACTGACCATGAGCTGCGAGCCGGCGTTCGACTATCACCGCACCGGCGCCACCTGGGAGTACTCGTCGAACGCCTACGGTGAGGCGACAGCGCGGGCCCGGCAGAATCCCGACGCCCATCCCACCCTGCGCCTGACGACGAACCTGCGGCTGGGGCTGGAGGGCCGCGAGGCCCGCGCCCGGACCCGGCTGACCGAGGGCGATGACGTGTTCGTCGCCTTGAGCTGGTCGAAACACCCTGCGCCGCAGAGCTACGCCGAAGCCGCCGACAAGATGTGGAACACCACCGAGTGCTGGCGCCAGTGGATCAACGTCGGCAACTTCCCCGACCACCCCTGGCGTTCCTATCTGCAGCGCAGTGCGCTCACACTCAAAGGCCTGACTTACTCCCCGACCGGGGCCCTGCTGGCCGCGCCGACGACGTCGCTGCCCGAAACACCTCAGGGCGAACGAAATTGGGACTACCGCTACAGCTGGGTGCGGGACTCGGCGTTCACCCTGTGGGGCCTGTACACGCTGGGCCTGGACCGTGAAGCCGACGACTTCTTCTCCTTCATCGCCGATGTGTCCGGTGTCAACAACGGTCAGCAGCATCCGTTGCAGGTGATGTACGGCGTCGGCGGGGAGCACGAGCTGGTCGAGGAGGAGCTGGACCACCTGTCCGGCTACGACAACGCCCGTCCGGTGCGGATCGGAAACGGTGCCTACAACCAGCAACAGCACGACATCTGGGGCACCATGCTCGACTCGGTCTACCTGCACGCCAAGTCTCGCGAGCAGATCCCCGAGACCCTGTGGCCGGTGCTCAAACGCCAGGTGGAGGAGGCCATCAAGCATTGGCGCGAACCCGACCGGGGTATCTGGGAGGTCCGGGGCGAACCGCAGCACTTCACCTCTTCGAAGGTGATGTGCTGGGTGGCGCTGGACCGCGGGTCGAAGCTGGCCGAACTGCAGGGCGCGGTGTCCTATGCCAAGCAGTGGCGGGCGATCGCCGAGGAGATCAAGGCAGACGTACTGGCCAACGGCGTGGATTCCCGGGGTGTGCTGACCCAGGCATACGGCAGCACGGCGCTGGACGCGTCCCTGCTGCTGGTGGTACTGACCCGGTTTCTGCCTGCCGACGACCCGCGGGTGCGGGCCACCGTGATGGCGATCGCCGAGGAACTCACCGAAGACGGCCTGGTGTTGCGGTATCGGATCGAGGAGACCGACGACGGCCTGTCCGGCGCCGAGGGCACCTTCACCATCTGCTCGTTCTGGCTGGTCTCGGCGCTGGTGGAGATCGGCGAGGTCAGTCGCGCCAAGCACCTGTGCGAGCGGCTGCTGTCGTTTGCCAGCCCGCTGCACCTCTACGCCGAGGAGATCGAGCCCCGCACCGGCAGGCACCTGGGCAACTTCCCGCAGGCCTTCACCCACTTGGCGCTGATCAACGCCGTTGTGCACGTGATCCGCGCCGAGGAGGAGGCCGACTCCACCGGAGGTTTCCAGCCCGCGAACGCGCCGATGTAG
- a CDS encoding nitrite/sulfite reductase — MTATPSAPPSKPKRSEAQWALGETEPVNHNEQFKQEDPALNVQARIIDVYSKEGFDSITKDDLRGRFRWMGLYTQREQGYDGTFTGDENADLLEAKYFMMRVRCDGKALSAAAMRTLGQISVDFARNTADISDRQNVQYHWIEIENVPEIWDRLAEVGLQTIEACGDCPRAMLGSPLAGESLDEVLDPTSALDEIIRRYIGNPEFANLPRKFKTAVSGLQDVAHEVNDISFIGVNHPEHGPGLDLWVGGGLSTNPMLAQRLGAWVPLDEVPDVWEAVTSLYRDYGYRRLRSKARLKFLVKDWGVEKFREVLETEYLKRPLIDGPAPTKPTAPIDHVGVQRTRNGLNAVGVAPISGRVSGETLVKVAELMEQVGTDRARFTTHQKLIILDVADEKLDGLLAGLDALGLPANPSPWRRNLMACTGLEFCKLSFVETRVRAQSLVPELEQRLDDLNALLDVPVTVNINGCPNSCARIQVADIGFKGQMIDDGEGNSVPGFQVHLGGSLGADSGFGRKLRQHKVYSDELGDYIDRVVRNFIKQRNPGERFAQWAVRAEEDELR; from the coding sequence ATGACCGCCACTCCGTCCGCTCCGCCGAGCAAGCCGAAGCGCAGCGAGGCCCAGTGGGCGCTCGGCGAGACCGAACCGGTCAACCACAACGAGCAGTTCAAGCAGGAAGACCCGGCGCTCAACGTCCAGGCCCGGATCATCGATGTGTACTCCAAAGAGGGGTTCGACAGCATCACCAAGGACGACCTGCGCGGCCGGTTCCGCTGGATGGGCCTCTACACCCAGCGTGAGCAGGGCTACGACGGCACCTTCACCGGCGACGAGAACGCCGATCTGCTCGAGGCCAAGTACTTCATGATGCGGGTGCGCTGCGACGGCAAGGCACTCTCGGCCGCCGCAATGCGCACCCTCGGTCAGATCTCGGTCGACTTCGCTCGCAACACCGCCGACATCTCCGACCGCCAGAACGTGCAGTACCACTGGATCGAGATCGAGAACGTACCGGAGATCTGGGACAGGCTGGCTGAAGTCGGCCTGCAGACCATCGAGGCCTGCGGCGACTGCCCGCGCGCCATGCTGGGGTCCCCGCTGGCCGGCGAATCCCTCGACGAGGTGCTCGACCCCACGTCGGCTCTCGACGAGATCATTCGGCGCTACATCGGAAACCCGGAGTTCGCCAACCTGCCGCGCAAGTTCAAGACCGCCGTCTCCGGCCTGCAGGACGTCGCCCACGAGGTCAACGACATCTCCTTCATCGGGGTCAACCACCCCGAACACGGCCCCGGCTTGGACCTGTGGGTCGGCGGCGGCCTGTCCACCAACCCGATGCTGGCACAGCGGCTCGGCGCCTGGGTGCCGCTGGATGAGGTACCGGATGTCTGGGAAGCCGTCACCAGCCTGTACCGCGACTACGGTTACCGCCGGCTGCGTTCCAAGGCTCGGCTGAAGTTTCTGGTCAAGGACTGGGGCGTCGAGAAGTTCCGGGAAGTTCTCGAAACCGAGTACCTCAAGCGCCCGCTGATCGACGGCCCGGCGCCGACGAAGCCCACCGCCCCCATCGACCACGTCGGGGTCCAGCGCACCCGCAACGGCCTCAACGCGGTCGGGGTGGCCCCGATCTCCGGACGGGTCAGCGGCGAGACACTGGTCAAGGTCGCCGAGTTGATGGAGCAGGTCGGCACGGACCGGGCCCGGTTCACCACACACCAGAAGCTGATCATCCTCGACGTCGCCGACGAGAAGCTCGACGGACTGCTGGCCGGACTGGATGCGCTGGGTCTGCCGGCCAACCCGTCGCCGTGGCGCCGCAATCTGATGGCGTGCACCGGACTGGAATTCTGCAAGCTGTCGTTCGTCGAGACCCGCGTGCGTGCCCAGAGCCTGGTCCCCGAACTCGAGCAACGCCTCGACGACCTCAACGCCCTGCTGGACGTGCCGGTGACGGTGAACATCAACGGGTGCCCGAACTCGTGTGCCCGGATTCAGGTGGCCGACATCGGGTTCAAGGGCCAGATGATCGACGACGGCGAGGGCAACTCGGTCCCCGGTTTCCAGGTGCACCTGGGCGGCAGCTTGGGCGCCGACAGCGGGTTCGGCCGCAAGCTGCGCCAGCACAAGGTCTACAGCGACGAACTCGGTGACTACATCGACCGGGTGGTGCGCAACTTCATCAAACAGCGCAACCCCGGCGAGCGCTTTGCGCAGTGGGCGGTGCGCGCCGAGGAAGACGAGCTGCGGTGA
- the cysT gene encoding sulfate ABC transporter permease subunit CysT, with protein sequence MSAAVVDEEASPPATRAPSGLRREGVSLRVGAATVWLSLIVLAPLAAITWQSAGGGWRAFEQAVTSHAALESFRVTLTIAAGVTAANVVFGLLIAWMLVRDDFIGKRFIDVLIDLPFALPTIVASLVMLALYGPASPVHVHLQHTAAGVGLALAFVTLPFVVRAVQPVLLEIDREVEEAAASLGASGFTIFRQVVLPSLTPALLTGAGLAFSRAIGEFGSVVLIGGAVPGKTEVSSQWIRTLIENDDRTGAAAISLVLLGISFLVLLALRVLGARVTKRQERS encoded by the coding sequence ATGAGCGCGGCTGTGGTCGACGAAGAGGCGTCGCCGCCGGCGACGCGGGCGCCCTCGGGGTTGCGGCGCGAGGGCGTCTCCCTGCGGGTGGGCGCCGCGACGGTGTGGCTGTCACTGATCGTGCTGGCGCCGTTGGCGGCCATCACCTGGCAGTCGGCCGGCGGCGGCTGGCGGGCCTTTGAGCAGGCGGTGACCTCACATGCCGCACTGGAGTCGTTCCGGGTGACGTTGACGATCGCGGCCGGGGTCACGGCGGCCAACGTGGTCTTCGGGCTCCTGATCGCCTGGATGCTGGTGCGCGATGACTTCATCGGCAAACGCTTCATCGACGTGCTCATCGACCTGCCGTTCGCCCTGCCGACCATTGTCGCCAGCCTGGTGATGTTGGCACTGTACGGTCCGGCCAGCCCGGTACACGTGCACCTGCAGCACACCGCGGCCGGCGTCGGCCTGGCACTGGCGTTCGTCACGCTGCCGTTCGTGGTGCGGGCCGTGCAGCCGGTGTTGTTGGAGATCGATCGCGAAGTCGAGGAGGCGGCCGCATCCCTGGGGGCCTCCGGATTCACCATCTTCCGCCAGGTGGTGCTGCCGTCCCTGACACCGGCCTTGCTGACCGGGGCGGGACTGGCGTTCTCGCGGGCCATCGGTGAGTTCGGTTCGGTAGTGCTGATCGGTGGCGCGGTGCCCGGGAAGACCGAAGTGTCCTCGCAGTGGATCCGCACCCTGATCGAGAACGACGACCGGACCGGCGCGGCGGCCATTTCGTTGGTGTTGCTGGGGATTTCCTTCCTGGTGCTGCTCGCGCTGCGAGTGCTGGGAGCCCGGGTGACCAAGCGGCAGGAGCGGTCATGA
- a CDS encoding sulfate/molybdate ABC transporter ATP-binding protein, translated as MSNAITVQGANKRYGDFVALDNVDFAVPAGSLTALLGPSGSGKSTLLRAIAGLDHPDSGTITINGADVTGVPPQRRGIGFVFQHYAAFKHMTVRENVAFGLKIRRRPKAEVKKKVDNLLEVVGLSGFQNRYPNQLSGGQRQRMALARALAVDPQVLLLDEPFGALDAKVREDLRAWLRRLHDEVHVTTVLVTHDQAEALDVADRIAVLNQGRIEQLGTPTEVYDAPANAFVMSFLGAVSSLNGALVRPHDIRVGRTPDMAVPAAGVDGTDGVGVVRAIVDRVVVLGFEVRVELTNAATNMPFTAQITRGDAEALALAEGDTVYARATRVPPLSDVAAADAAVTAAAR; from the coding sequence ATGAGCAACGCAATCACGGTGCAGGGGGCGAACAAGCGCTACGGCGACTTCGTGGCACTGGACAACGTCGACTTCGCGGTTCCGGCCGGTTCGCTCACGGCACTGCTCGGCCCCAGCGGCTCGGGTAAGTCGACGCTGCTGCGGGCGATCGCCGGCCTGGACCACCCGGACAGCGGCACCATCACCATCAACGGAGCCGACGTCACCGGGGTCCCGCCGCAGCGCCGCGGCATCGGGTTCGTCTTTCAGCACTACGCGGCGTTCAAGCACATGACGGTCCGCGAGAATGTGGCGTTCGGGCTCAAGATTCGCAGGCGGCCCAAGGCCGAAGTCAAGAAGAAGGTGGACAACCTACTGGAAGTGGTGGGGCTCAGCGGTTTCCAGAATCGCTATCCCAACCAGCTCTCCGGCGGTCAGCGTCAGCGGATGGCTCTGGCCCGGGCCCTGGCGGTGGACCCGCAGGTGCTGCTGCTCGACGAGCCGTTCGGCGCGCTGGACGCCAAAGTCCGCGAGGACCTGCGGGCCTGGCTGCGCCGCCTGCACGACGAGGTGCACGTCACGACCGTGTTGGTCACCCACGACCAGGCCGAGGCGCTGGATGTCGCAGACCGGATCGCCGTTTTGAACCAGGGGCGCATCGAGCAGCTCGGCACCCCCACTGAAGTCTACGACGCCCCGGCGAACGCGTTCGTCATGTCGTTTCTGGGTGCGGTGTCCTCGCTCAACGGAGCCCTGGTCCGGCCGCACGACATTCGCGTCGGGCGTACTCCGGACATGGCGGTCCCGGCGGCGGGCGTCGACGGGACCGACGGTGTCGGGGTGGTGCGCGCCATCGTCGACCGCGTGGTGGTCCTGGGCTTCGAGGTCCGGGTGGAATTGACCAACGCGGCCACCAACATGCCGTTCACCGCGCAGATCACCCGCGGGGACGCCGAAGCGCTCGCGCTGGCCGAGGGAGACACCGTCTACGCCCGCGCCACCCGCGTGCCTCCGCTCAGTGATGTGGCGGCCGCCGACGCGGCTGTGACGGCAGCGGCGCGCTGA